The following proteins come from a genomic window of Microtus ochrogaster isolate Prairie Vole_2 chromosome 7, MicOch1.0, whole genome shotgun sequence:
- the Traf7 gene encoding E3 ubiquitin-protein ligase TRAF7 isoform X1, translated as MSSAKSARYNRFSGGPANLPSPDSSGIRMETTFGPTFSTVTTITKAADGTSTYKQHRRTPSSSSTLAYSPRDEEDSMPPINTPRRSDSAISVRSLHSESSMSLRSTFSLPEEEEEPVGVEPLVFAEQPSVKLCCQLCCNVFKDPVITTCGHTFCRRCALKSEKCPVDNAKLTVVVNNIAVAEQIGELFIHCRHGCHAAGTGKPGVFEVDPRGCPFTIKLSARKDHESSCDYRPVRCPNNPSCPPLLKMNLEAHLKECEHIKCPHSKYGCTFIGNQDTYETHLETCRFEGLKEFLQQTDDRFHEMHVALAQKDQEIAFLRSMLGKLSEKIDQLEKSLELKFDVLDENQSKLSEDLMEFRRDASMLNDELSHINARLNMGILGSYDPQQIFKCKGTFVGHQGPVWCLCVYSMGDLLFSGSSDKTIKVWDTCTTYKCQKTLEGHDGIVLALCIQGCKLYSGSADCTIIVWDIQNLQKVNTIRAHDNPVCTLVSSHNMLFSGSLKAIKVWDIVGTELKLKKELTGLNHWVRALVAAQSYLYSGSYQTIKIWDIRTLDCIHVLQTSGGSVYSIAVTNHHIVCGTYENLIHVWDIESKEQVRTLTGHVGTVYALAVISTPDQTKVFSASYDRSLRVWSMDNMICTQTLLRHQGSVTALAVSRGRLFSGAVDSTVKVWTC; from the exons ATGAGCTCAGCCAAGAGTGCCCGCTACAACCGCTTCTCTGGGGGACCCGCCAATCTTCCCTCCCCAGACAGCAGTGGG ATCAGAATGGAAACGACCTTTGGGCCTACCTTTTCGAccgtcaccaccatcaccaaag CAGCTGATGGGACCAGCACATACAAACAGCATCGCAGGACACCGTCCTCCTCTAGCACCCTTGCCTATTCGCCACGGGATGAAGAGGACAGCATG CCCCCTATCAACACTCCTCGCCGCTCTGACTCAGCCATCTCTGTCCGCTCCCTACACTCCGAATCCAGCATGTCCCTGCGCTCCACATTCTCGCtgcctgaggaggaggaggagccggTAGGTGTG GAACCGCTGGTATTTGCTGAGCAGCCCTCGGTAAAACTGTGTTGCCAGCTCTGCTGCAATGTGTTCAAGGACCCTGTGATCACTACCTGCGGG CACACGTTCTGTAGACGATGCGCCTTGAAGTCAG AGAAGTGTCCCGTGGACAATGCCAAGCTGACCGTGGTGGTGAACAACATTGCAGTGGCTGAGCAGATTGGAGAGCTCTTCATCCATTGTCGGCATGGTTGCCATGCAGCAGGCACTGGGAAGCCTGGTGTGTTTGAGGTAGACCCGAGGGGCTGCCCCTTCACCATCAAGCTTAGTGCCCGGAA GGACCACGAGAGTAGCTGTGACTACAGGCCTGTGCGCTGCCCCAACAACCCCAGCTGCCCTCCCCTTCTCAAGATGAACCTAGAGGCCCACCTGAAGGAATGCGAGCACATCAAGTGTCCCCACTCTAAGTACGG GTGCACATTTATCGGGAACCAGGACACATATGAGACACACTTGGAAACATGCCGCTTTGAGGGCCTGAAGGAGTTCCTGCAGCAAACTGATGATCGCTTCCATGAGATGCATGTGGCGCTGGCCCAGAAGGACCAGGAGATCGCCTTCCTGCGCTCCATGCTGGGCAAGCTCTCGGAGAAGATTGACCAGCTGGAGAAGAGCCTTGAGCTCAAGTTTG ATGTCCTTGATGAGAACCAGAGCAAGCTCAGTGAGGACCTCATGGAGTTCCGGAGGGATGCGTCCATGCTGAAT GATGAGCTGTCTCACATCAATGCACGCCTGAACATGGGTATCCTTGGAT CCTATGACCCTCAGCAGATCTTCAAGTGCAAAGGGACCTTTGTGGGCCACCAGGGCCCTGTctggtgtctctgtgtctattcCATGGGTGACCTACTCTTCAGTGGCTCTTCTGACAAGACGATCAAG GTGTGGGACACGTGTACCACCTACAAGTGCCAAAAGACACTGGAGGGCCATGATGGTATTGTGCTGGCGCTCTGCATCCAAGG GTGCAAACTGTACAGTGGGTCTGCAGACTGCACCATCATT GTGTGGGACATCCAGAACCTGCAGAAGGTGAACACCATCCGGGCCCACGACAACCCTGTGTGCACCCTGGTATCCTCCCATAACATGCTCTTCAGTGGCTCTCTGAAGGCCATCAAG GTCTGGGACATCGTGGGCACTGAGCTAAAGTTGAAGAAGGAGCTCACAGGCCTCAACCATTGGGTGCGGGCCCTGGTAGCAGCACAGAGCTATCTGTACAGCGGCTCTTACCAGACAATCAAG ATCTGGGACATTCGGACCCTTGACTGCATCCATGTCCTGCAGACATCTGGTGGCAGTGTCTATTCCATTGCTGTGACGAATCACCACATTGTCTGTGGCACCTACGAGAACCTCATTCAT GTATGGGACATTGAGTCCAAAGAGCAGGTGCGGACCCTAACGGGCCATGTGGGCACAGTATATGCCCTGGCAGTCATTTCAACACCAGACCAGACCAAAGTCTTCAGTGCATCCTATGACCGGTCCCTCAGG GTCTGGAGTATGGACAACATGATCTGCACGCAGACGCTGCTGCGCCATCAAGGCAGTGTAACCGCACTGGCTGTTTCCCGGGGCCGGCTCTTCTCAGGGGCAGTGGATAGCACTGTGAAG GTTTGGACATGCTAA
- the Traf7 gene encoding E3 ubiquitin-protein ligase TRAF7 isoform X3, which translates to MSSAKSARYNRFSGGPANLPSPDSSGIRMETTFGPTFSTVTTITKAADGTSTYKQHRRTPSSSSTLAYSPRDEEDSMPPINTPRRSDSAISVRSLHSESSMSLRSTFSLPEEEEEPEPLVFAEQPSVKLCCQLCCNVFKDPVITTCGHTFCRRCALKSEKCPVDNAKLTVVVNNIAVAEQIGELFIHCRHGCHAAGTGKPGVFEVDPRGCPFTIKLSARKDHESSCDYRPVRCPNNPSCPPLLKMNLEAHLKECEHIKCPHSKYGCTFIGNQDTYETHLETCRFEGLKEFLQQTDDRFHEMHVALAQKDQEIAFLRSMLGKLSEKIDQLEKSLELKFDVLDENQSKLSEDLMEFRRDASMLNDELSHINARLNMGILGSYDPQQIFKCKGTFVGHQGPVWCLCVYSMGDLLFSGSSDKTIKVWDTCTTYKCQKTLEGHDGIVLALCIQGCKLYSGSADCTIIVWDIQNLQKVNTIRAHDNPVCTLVSSHNMLFSGSLKAIKVWDIVGTELKLKKELTGLNHWVRALVAAQSYLYSGSYQTIKIWDIRTLDCIHVLQTSGGSVYSIAVTNHHIVCGTYENLIHVWDIESKEQVRTLTGHVGTVYALAVISTPDQTKVFSASYDRSLRVWSMDNMICTQTLLRHQGSVTALAVSRGRLFSGAVDSTVKVWTC; encoded by the exons ATGAGCTCAGCCAAGAGTGCCCGCTACAACCGCTTCTCTGGGGGACCCGCCAATCTTCCCTCCCCAGACAGCAGTGGG ATCAGAATGGAAACGACCTTTGGGCCTACCTTTTCGAccgtcaccaccatcaccaaag CAGCTGATGGGACCAGCACATACAAACAGCATCGCAGGACACCGTCCTCCTCTAGCACCCTTGCCTATTCGCCACGGGATGAAGAGGACAGCATG CCCCCTATCAACACTCCTCGCCGCTCTGACTCAGCCATCTCTGTCCGCTCCCTACACTCCGAATCCAGCATGTCCCTGCGCTCCACATTCTCGCtgcctgaggaggaggaggagccg GAACCGCTGGTATTTGCTGAGCAGCCCTCGGTAAAACTGTGTTGCCAGCTCTGCTGCAATGTGTTCAAGGACCCTGTGATCACTACCTGCGGG CACACGTTCTGTAGACGATGCGCCTTGAAGTCAG AGAAGTGTCCCGTGGACAATGCCAAGCTGACCGTGGTGGTGAACAACATTGCAGTGGCTGAGCAGATTGGAGAGCTCTTCATCCATTGTCGGCATGGTTGCCATGCAGCAGGCACTGGGAAGCCTGGTGTGTTTGAGGTAGACCCGAGGGGCTGCCCCTTCACCATCAAGCTTAGTGCCCGGAA GGACCACGAGAGTAGCTGTGACTACAGGCCTGTGCGCTGCCCCAACAACCCCAGCTGCCCTCCCCTTCTCAAGATGAACCTAGAGGCCCACCTGAAGGAATGCGAGCACATCAAGTGTCCCCACTCTAAGTACGG GTGCACATTTATCGGGAACCAGGACACATATGAGACACACTTGGAAACATGCCGCTTTGAGGGCCTGAAGGAGTTCCTGCAGCAAACTGATGATCGCTTCCATGAGATGCATGTGGCGCTGGCCCAGAAGGACCAGGAGATCGCCTTCCTGCGCTCCATGCTGGGCAAGCTCTCGGAGAAGATTGACCAGCTGGAGAAGAGCCTTGAGCTCAAGTTTG ATGTCCTTGATGAGAACCAGAGCAAGCTCAGTGAGGACCTCATGGAGTTCCGGAGGGATGCGTCCATGCTGAAT GATGAGCTGTCTCACATCAATGCACGCCTGAACATGGGTATCCTTGGAT CCTATGACCCTCAGCAGATCTTCAAGTGCAAAGGGACCTTTGTGGGCCACCAGGGCCCTGTctggtgtctctgtgtctattcCATGGGTGACCTACTCTTCAGTGGCTCTTCTGACAAGACGATCAAG GTGTGGGACACGTGTACCACCTACAAGTGCCAAAAGACACTGGAGGGCCATGATGGTATTGTGCTGGCGCTCTGCATCCAAGG GTGCAAACTGTACAGTGGGTCTGCAGACTGCACCATCATT GTGTGGGACATCCAGAACCTGCAGAAGGTGAACACCATCCGGGCCCACGACAACCCTGTGTGCACCCTGGTATCCTCCCATAACATGCTCTTCAGTGGCTCTCTGAAGGCCATCAAG GTCTGGGACATCGTGGGCACTGAGCTAAAGTTGAAGAAGGAGCTCACAGGCCTCAACCATTGGGTGCGGGCCCTGGTAGCAGCACAGAGCTATCTGTACAGCGGCTCTTACCAGACAATCAAG ATCTGGGACATTCGGACCCTTGACTGCATCCATGTCCTGCAGACATCTGGTGGCAGTGTCTATTCCATTGCTGTGACGAATCACCACATTGTCTGTGGCACCTACGAGAACCTCATTCAT GTATGGGACATTGAGTCCAAAGAGCAGGTGCGGACCCTAACGGGCCATGTGGGCACAGTATATGCCCTGGCAGTCATTTCAACACCAGACCAGACCAAAGTCTTCAGTGCATCCTATGACCGGTCCCTCAGG GTCTGGAGTATGGACAACATGATCTGCACGCAGACGCTGCTGCGCCATCAAGGCAGTGTAACCGCACTGGCTGTTTCCCGGGGCCGGCTCTTCTCAGGGGCAGTGGATAGCACTGTGAAG GTTTGGACATGCTAA
- the Traf7 gene encoding E3 ubiquitin-protein ligase TRAF7 isoform X4, which yields MSSAKSARYNRFSGGPANLPSPDSSGIRMETTFGPTFSTVTTITKADGTSTYKQHRRTPSSSSTLAYSPRDEEDSMPPINTPRRSDSAISVRSLHSESSMSLRSTFSLPEEEEEPEPLVFAEQPSVKLCCQLCCNVFKDPVITTCGHTFCRRCALKSEKCPVDNAKLTVVVNNIAVAEQIGELFIHCRHGCHAAGTGKPGVFEVDPRGCPFTIKLSARKDHESSCDYRPVRCPNNPSCPPLLKMNLEAHLKECEHIKCPHSKYGCTFIGNQDTYETHLETCRFEGLKEFLQQTDDRFHEMHVALAQKDQEIAFLRSMLGKLSEKIDQLEKSLELKFDVLDENQSKLSEDLMEFRRDASMLNDELSHINARLNMGILGSYDPQQIFKCKGTFVGHQGPVWCLCVYSMGDLLFSGSSDKTIKVWDTCTTYKCQKTLEGHDGIVLALCIQGCKLYSGSADCTIIVWDIQNLQKVNTIRAHDNPVCTLVSSHNMLFSGSLKAIKVWDIVGTELKLKKELTGLNHWVRALVAAQSYLYSGSYQTIKIWDIRTLDCIHVLQTSGGSVYSIAVTNHHIVCGTYENLIHVWDIESKEQVRTLTGHVGTVYALAVISTPDQTKVFSASYDRSLRVWSMDNMICTQTLLRHQGSVTALAVSRGRLFSGAVDSTVKVWTC from the exons ATGAGCTCAGCCAAGAGTGCCCGCTACAACCGCTTCTCTGGGGGACCCGCCAATCTTCCCTCCCCAGACAGCAGTGGG ATCAGAATGGAAACGACCTTTGGGCCTACCTTTTCGAccgtcaccaccatcaccaaag CTGATGGGACCAGCACATACAAACAGCATCGCAGGACACCGTCCTCCTCTAGCACCCTTGCCTATTCGCCACGGGATGAAGAGGACAGCATG CCCCCTATCAACACTCCTCGCCGCTCTGACTCAGCCATCTCTGTCCGCTCCCTACACTCCGAATCCAGCATGTCCCTGCGCTCCACATTCTCGCtgcctgaggaggaggaggagccg GAACCGCTGGTATTTGCTGAGCAGCCCTCGGTAAAACTGTGTTGCCAGCTCTGCTGCAATGTGTTCAAGGACCCTGTGATCACTACCTGCGGG CACACGTTCTGTAGACGATGCGCCTTGAAGTCAG AGAAGTGTCCCGTGGACAATGCCAAGCTGACCGTGGTGGTGAACAACATTGCAGTGGCTGAGCAGATTGGAGAGCTCTTCATCCATTGTCGGCATGGTTGCCATGCAGCAGGCACTGGGAAGCCTGGTGTGTTTGAGGTAGACCCGAGGGGCTGCCCCTTCACCATCAAGCTTAGTGCCCGGAA GGACCACGAGAGTAGCTGTGACTACAGGCCTGTGCGCTGCCCCAACAACCCCAGCTGCCCTCCCCTTCTCAAGATGAACCTAGAGGCCCACCTGAAGGAATGCGAGCACATCAAGTGTCCCCACTCTAAGTACGG GTGCACATTTATCGGGAACCAGGACACATATGAGACACACTTGGAAACATGCCGCTTTGAGGGCCTGAAGGAGTTCCTGCAGCAAACTGATGATCGCTTCCATGAGATGCATGTGGCGCTGGCCCAGAAGGACCAGGAGATCGCCTTCCTGCGCTCCATGCTGGGCAAGCTCTCGGAGAAGATTGACCAGCTGGAGAAGAGCCTTGAGCTCAAGTTTG ATGTCCTTGATGAGAACCAGAGCAAGCTCAGTGAGGACCTCATGGAGTTCCGGAGGGATGCGTCCATGCTGAAT GATGAGCTGTCTCACATCAATGCACGCCTGAACATGGGTATCCTTGGAT CCTATGACCCTCAGCAGATCTTCAAGTGCAAAGGGACCTTTGTGGGCCACCAGGGCCCTGTctggtgtctctgtgtctattcCATGGGTGACCTACTCTTCAGTGGCTCTTCTGACAAGACGATCAAG GTGTGGGACACGTGTACCACCTACAAGTGCCAAAAGACACTGGAGGGCCATGATGGTATTGTGCTGGCGCTCTGCATCCAAGG GTGCAAACTGTACAGTGGGTCTGCAGACTGCACCATCATT GTGTGGGACATCCAGAACCTGCAGAAGGTGAACACCATCCGGGCCCACGACAACCCTGTGTGCACCCTGGTATCCTCCCATAACATGCTCTTCAGTGGCTCTCTGAAGGCCATCAAG GTCTGGGACATCGTGGGCACTGAGCTAAAGTTGAAGAAGGAGCTCACAGGCCTCAACCATTGGGTGCGGGCCCTGGTAGCAGCACAGAGCTATCTGTACAGCGGCTCTTACCAGACAATCAAG ATCTGGGACATTCGGACCCTTGACTGCATCCATGTCCTGCAGACATCTGGTGGCAGTGTCTATTCCATTGCTGTGACGAATCACCACATTGTCTGTGGCACCTACGAGAACCTCATTCAT GTATGGGACATTGAGTCCAAAGAGCAGGTGCGGACCCTAACGGGCCATGTGGGCACAGTATATGCCCTGGCAGTCATTTCAACACCAGACCAGACCAAAGTCTTCAGTGCATCCTATGACCGGTCCCTCAGG GTCTGGAGTATGGACAACATGATCTGCACGCAGACGCTGCTGCGCCATCAAGGCAGTGTAACCGCACTGGCTGTTTCCCGGGGCCGGCTCTTCTCAGGGGCAGTGGATAGCACTGTGAAG GTTTGGACATGCTAA
- the Traf7 gene encoding E3 ubiquitin-protein ligase TRAF7 isoform X2, which translates to MSSAKSARYNRFSGGPANLPSPDSSGIRMETTFGPTFSTVTTITKADGTSTYKQHRRTPSSSSTLAYSPRDEEDSMPPINTPRRSDSAISVRSLHSESSMSLRSTFSLPEEEEEPVGVEPLVFAEQPSVKLCCQLCCNVFKDPVITTCGHTFCRRCALKSEKCPVDNAKLTVVVNNIAVAEQIGELFIHCRHGCHAAGTGKPGVFEVDPRGCPFTIKLSARKDHESSCDYRPVRCPNNPSCPPLLKMNLEAHLKECEHIKCPHSKYGCTFIGNQDTYETHLETCRFEGLKEFLQQTDDRFHEMHVALAQKDQEIAFLRSMLGKLSEKIDQLEKSLELKFDVLDENQSKLSEDLMEFRRDASMLNDELSHINARLNMGILGSYDPQQIFKCKGTFVGHQGPVWCLCVYSMGDLLFSGSSDKTIKVWDTCTTYKCQKTLEGHDGIVLALCIQGCKLYSGSADCTIIVWDIQNLQKVNTIRAHDNPVCTLVSSHNMLFSGSLKAIKVWDIVGTELKLKKELTGLNHWVRALVAAQSYLYSGSYQTIKIWDIRTLDCIHVLQTSGGSVYSIAVTNHHIVCGTYENLIHVWDIESKEQVRTLTGHVGTVYALAVISTPDQTKVFSASYDRSLRVWSMDNMICTQTLLRHQGSVTALAVSRGRLFSGAVDSTVKVWTC; encoded by the exons ATGAGCTCAGCCAAGAGTGCCCGCTACAACCGCTTCTCTGGGGGACCCGCCAATCTTCCCTCCCCAGACAGCAGTGGG ATCAGAATGGAAACGACCTTTGGGCCTACCTTTTCGAccgtcaccaccatcaccaaag CTGATGGGACCAGCACATACAAACAGCATCGCAGGACACCGTCCTCCTCTAGCACCCTTGCCTATTCGCCACGGGATGAAGAGGACAGCATG CCCCCTATCAACACTCCTCGCCGCTCTGACTCAGCCATCTCTGTCCGCTCCCTACACTCCGAATCCAGCATGTCCCTGCGCTCCACATTCTCGCtgcctgaggaggaggaggagccggTAGGTGTG GAACCGCTGGTATTTGCTGAGCAGCCCTCGGTAAAACTGTGTTGCCAGCTCTGCTGCAATGTGTTCAAGGACCCTGTGATCACTACCTGCGGG CACACGTTCTGTAGACGATGCGCCTTGAAGTCAG AGAAGTGTCCCGTGGACAATGCCAAGCTGACCGTGGTGGTGAACAACATTGCAGTGGCTGAGCAGATTGGAGAGCTCTTCATCCATTGTCGGCATGGTTGCCATGCAGCAGGCACTGGGAAGCCTGGTGTGTTTGAGGTAGACCCGAGGGGCTGCCCCTTCACCATCAAGCTTAGTGCCCGGAA GGACCACGAGAGTAGCTGTGACTACAGGCCTGTGCGCTGCCCCAACAACCCCAGCTGCCCTCCCCTTCTCAAGATGAACCTAGAGGCCCACCTGAAGGAATGCGAGCACATCAAGTGTCCCCACTCTAAGTACGG GTGCACATTTATCGGGAACCAGGACACATATGAGACACACTTGGAAACATGCCGCTTTGAGGGCCTGAAGGAGTTCCTGCAGCAAACTGATGATCGCTTCCATGAGATGCATGTGGCGCTGGCCCAGAAGGACCAGGAGATCGCCTTCCTGCGCTCCATGCTGGGCAAGCTCTCGGAGAAGATTGACCAGCTGGAGAAGAGCCTTGAGCTCAAGTTTG ATGTCCTTGATGAGAACCAGAGCAAGCTCAGTGAGGACCTCATGGAGTTCCGGAGGGATGCGTCCATGCTGAAT GATGAGCTGTCTCACATCAATGCACGCCTGAACATGGGTATCCTTGGAT CCTATGACCCTCAGCAGATCTTCAAGTGCAAAGGGACCTTTGTGGGCCACCAGGGCCCTGTctggtgtctctgtgtctattcCATGGGTGACCTACTCTTCAGTGGCTCTTCTGACAAGACGATCAAG GTGTGGGACACGTGTACCACCTACAAGTGCCAAAAGACACTGGAGGGCCATGATGGTATTGTGCTGGCGCTCTGCATCCAAGG GTGCAAACTGTACAGTGGGTCTGCAGACTGCACCATCATT GTGTGGGACATCCAGAACCTGCAGAAGGTGAACACCATCCGGGCCCACGACAACCCTGTGTGCACCCTGGTATCCTCCCATAACATGCTCTTCAGTGGCTCTCTGAAGGCCATCAAG GTCTGGGACATCGTGGGCACTGAGCTAAAGTTGAAGAAGGAGCTCACAGGCCTCAACCATTGGGTGCGGGCCCTGGTAGCAGCACAGAGCTATCTGTACAGCGGCTCTTACCAGACAATCAAG ATCTGGGACATTCGGACCCTTGACTGCATCCATGTCCTGCAGACATCTGGTGGCAGTGTCTATTCCATTGCTGTGACGAATCACCACATTGTCTGTGGCACCTACGAGAACCTCATTCAT GTATGGGACATTGAGTCCAAAGAGCAGGTGCGGACCCTAACGGGCCATGTGGGCACAGTATATGCCCTGGCAGTCATTTCAACACCAGACCAGACCAAAGTCTTCAGTGCATCCTATGACCGGTCCCTCAGG GTCTGGAGTATGGACAACATGATCTGCACGCAGACGCTGCTGCGCCATCAAGGCAGTGTAACCGCACTGGCTGTTTCCCGGGGCCGGCTCTTCTCAGGGGCAGTGGATAGCACTGTGAAG GTTTGGACATGCTAA